GAAGGATTGTAGTTGCTGTCCCGTGAACGTAGGCACATATTGctaaaccacataaattcttggtgttatttatcttggttaattgtttttcaattttcagagtttattcttgtttttcccattcttaaacACGATATTCTCAACAACTGTAATTGCCAATAAAGAAGAATGACTCCTTACACAGTAAACTCAACCCAGAAATAACTCAAAAGATTTCCTAGTGACCCTTATCCGAAGCTTGCATGGATTTCAGTAGACAAAATCCCAACTTATACGAAGGCAAGTTATGCGCAGACTAGGCATTTTCAACTTTCAAGATGTCATAATTTGGTGATCCCCTTCCCCTGCCGGTCGCCACTACCTAATAAATTTCTTCTCCCAAGACTCCGCGATGCCACATTCCACAGCACATCTAAAAGCATATAGAACTTTTTGTCCTGAAAGAGGGCTGACACAAAACTAGAAACAGGAAAGAAATCACAAAACCAGAAACAAGCGACGCGATAACACTACTTCGCTATAAGCCTGTAAAAATAACATGACTATGTAACACaacttttgtttcatttttgaaGAATGTCGGGCGAATGCACCAAATTCAAAACCAACGAATAGCAGTCTTTTCTTCTCATGTTATTCAAGTCATTCAAAACATAACAGAAAACTCAAAAAGAGTATCTAGAACATCTCTCTTTCGTTATtatagtccttgaaaatagcaCGAGAACCTCCACAACTCGAGTACAAAGGTGGCTACCACGGCATTCAGAAATCACCTATAAAACAAATGAAGAACTAAGTAAAGAATTTATACAACAGACTCATAAATTATATCTAGCAATGCAATGGCATGCTATTGACGATGCACAAACGGTACATGCCAAAAACCAAGACTGACCAAAATAGAAAGATCagattataaaaacaaaaattaaaagaacaaGCACTAGAGAAAACTACAGCAATCCAATTTAAGGTTATATCTATGCCGATAGATCCCAAGGGAAGCAGAAACATTGTATCCTGGACAACCCCCTGGTATACGTAAAAGCATTGCAGCGATCATGTCCTGCAAAGGTATCCATTTGACATATATCCTTAACTGAATGTTGGGAATTTAGACTCGTCTAGCGCATCCTTTAGAAATTTCAAACCCTTGTTAACATGCAACTATGCAGGTTAATGTTTTaaataactcatcactttagcaTTTTCAAAATCTCCATACCCAATACATATGAAACTCATCATACTAGGAAATGTACAAAAAAACCTATAAAATTTTAGAAAGAACTCAGGATGCAACGAGTACCAAAAATTGTGTAACCAATTATCCCCGGCCCACAGAGAGTTTACAACTCAACTGCATGGTTTTCATGGtggaattcaaaattttggtttttggcCGAAAAAAGGAATTCAAAAACGGATAAGTATGGGCTTTCATGTCCAAGTGACTTTTACAACAATTTTGGTAGAGTTGAGATGATCAATGCATGATCTAGCAGCAGAAGACCAAGTCTGACCATCTGATTCTAAACCACGTTTGGAAGTAATCTCGACCAACTAAATGCATTAATGCCTTGTTCTTTTTCTAAAAACTGAACTATAAGCGCTGAGAAAACACATCGGTTTTCAAGTTTTTGCCATAAACAAAATGTGTACCAAAATCCTCGCAAGTAAATTACTCCTGGACTCAACACCATATACCAGAGCATTAACAAAGTTCACTCATGATTCCAAACTTCCTACCTAAAAATGATGTTTCCGCATATTAAAGAAACAACAAAGCAATCAATTATAGTAACAGAACTAGGATCTAGATGCCATTCATTACACCCAATGCAACAATCAGCAAAAGTTTCAACGAAAACTCGAaagagttaattttttttcacgCGCTGTAACAATTACCAGATAATCAATCAACTGCATTTGAATGATAACTATTTTCTCTTTATCTACGGCCTAACGAATCAACGGATTAGAAGAAAAGCTACCTCTTGTGCCTCTGAACGAAAGGCGAGTTCTTGGCATCTTCCTCTGCGAATAAATTAACACAAAACAAATGGGTCAACGAAAATTAGGGTTTCGAATTTCGAATTGGAAACGAACAGATCGCAGATCGGAGGGGGAGGGGGACAGCTTACCAGTGAGGCCGAGAGAGAACTTGGTGATTAGGGTCCCGGTGATGGCGAACCCAACGATGAATGGCCAGTTCCGGTTCCACTCTCGCTTGAAGAAAATCGGCCATGGATCGAACTTCCTCATTTctctgagtttttttttttttcgctttCCTTCAACAATTGCTCTCTCCTCCTCCGTCTAGGTTGTGAGCTATTTTATTAGCTActtgtaaccgttggatttcaATCTTTGGCGAATCATGCTCAATAGAAATTGGACGGCCCATGATTTGAGTTTCACAAAGTGGGCTACTTGCTATTTTATTCAGTTCGGAGAGATACCCTCAGCCCATTGATTGGTAAGAGGTTCTAGGTGCACGGTGCACCCAAGAATTGGAGAAATTTTTGGAGGTGACGGAAACACAGACCTTAACAAGGTAGGTGGTGATCCCAACATATTAAGTTTTAACAGCTAGATTTTATCATTTGCTCACTTAATCATACTTGGAGAAGCTGAAaagtcaaaaacaaaaagacgccttttaagttttaactatGTTACATCCTCCGTTTCTTTCTTTCAATTAAAAAGCTCTTGCGCCGTCAGTAACTTTGAGGGAAGTTGTACAGACTCAATtccctcttttctttctttgaaaaataacaagaattccctcaatttctCACAGACTCAAACCCATACCAAGGTATTATGGATGGAGACTCAAACTCAGACGAAGGtatttgatttttccttttaataAGTTGTATGTGTGAGCTCTTAAACATTTTTGCATGATTATAGAACACTGCTTTTTTGCTATTGGCcatgatattattttttataaaatatgattattgttggtcgatattttatgaaatttttggCTTATATTATGGTAAAAATGATCTCTCAATGAATAATTCAGTCATTGATGTTGAAAGTGATAAAGAAAATATTGAATGCAATGCTCAAGAAAAAACTCCACCTATTGTAAATCTTGAAGAAAATTATGTTGAAGATTTGTATGGAAAGATTGTGAAAAATGAGCAAGAAGCTTATGATCTCTATAATGAGTATACGGCACGCATTGGCTTTAGCATTCGAAAGAGACAAAGAAGATATGACAAAAATGTAGATCTTGCAGCACTTAATTTTTGTTGTTCTAAAGAAGGTTTTCGACAAGATAGTAACCCTTGTGAAGAGAAACAGACTAAGAGATTGGACGAGAGAACAGGTTGCCAAGCCAAAATTCGATTTTTACTAGAATATGGTGTGTGGAAAGTCTCTACCTTTGATCCTAAACACAATCATGAACTTGCAATAAAAGAGGAAAGACAATTTTTACAATCAACTTGTAAAATTTCAAAAGCTCATACGAGTGTGATTAAAACCATGGTGAATGTAGGTGTAAGAACTACAAATACGGACTCATATTTAGCAGAAGAAGTCGGCGGGTCTCAAAATATTGGGTTTAAGAAAACAGATTGCTACAATTTTGTTAGTAAGGAAAAAAGAATTATGCTTGAAGCAGGGGATGCTCAAAGCTTGATCAATCATTTTAAGTGCAAGCAAGCTGAAGATCCAATGTTCTTTTACACGGTGCAAGTTGATCAATAAAACTGAATGACTAACTTTTTATGGAGGGATGGAAGGTCCAGAATTGATTATGAATGCTTTGGGGGACGTAGTAGTATTTGATACTACATATTGAACCAATAAGTACAACATGATTTGTGCTCCTTTCGTTGGAGTTAACCATCACTGGAGCAATGTGTTGCTAGGTTGTGTCTTTTTGTTGGATGAGAAGACTGCTACATTTGAATGGTTGTTCGAGGCATTCTTAGAATCAATGGGGAATCAAAAGCCTACAACCATTTTCATTGACCAGTGTCAAGCTATGGCAAATGCCATTATGGTGGTGTTTCCTGGGACATGCCATCGTTTATGCATATGGCATATATCAACGAATGCTACAAGAAATATACCAACACTTTGTGGAATCCCTGAGTTCAAGAGGCTATTCAACAAGTGTCTTGACGAATGTCAAACAGAGTTAGAATTTCAGCATACTTGGGATGAAATGATTAAGGAATTTAACGTCGCACAAAACAAATGGCTTAAAAGTCTTTTATGCCATTCGTGATAAGTGGTGTCCAATGTTTAGCCAAGATGCCTTCTCTGTGAGGATAAAATCCACACAAAGAAGTGAGAGCATGAATAATGATTTCCATCGTATGTCTACTAAAACGATGACTCTTACTGAATTTGTGCTTCATTATGAAAAACAAGCGAACGGGATGCGTTCAAAAGAATTAGAAGAAACCTTTCGTTGCAAGCAAGGTTTGCCTTATACAACATCTAAAAACAGTAGTTTTCTTAAACATGCTGCAAGTGTCTACACgagaaaaatttataaatttcttGAGTATAAGTTTGTTGGTAGTTTGGCAGTAAAAATGCGTGAAAATTGGAAGTGATGGAACCCTCCAAACCTTTGAACTTAATGTGGAGGGTCACATAACATTTTATGTTGTCAAATTCAACGCCTCAACTTTCAACATCTCATATTCGATATCGACCAATTTTTTGTAGTTCTATCCAACTAAGAGCATGCCAACTGCCAATTCCCATGCTTGTTTCCCTTCACCTAATCAGGTAAACTAGTTTATattttggggtgtgatatccacacaccccattttacttctcacacatctttttaattttcggccgttggatcggatgaattgaagaagatcaacggacataaattatcaaggggtgtgtggatagcacacccctatattTTTAGCaagattttataaattttgttcGATTATTCATGTTCCGTATCGTATCAATGTTTGTAGCTCTATCCAACATTGAGTGTACTAACCACCAATGCACAATTATTTATGTTTGGTCTCGTATCAATGTTTGTAGTTCTATCCAACCACGAGATTGTCAACCACCAATGTCCATACTAGTTTGCCTTTATCTAATCAGGTAAACAAGTTTATAGGTTTGAAATTTGTGTTGGTGTTCtcaatatttatatattacaattttcttttttctttcgaaGTCCCAACTACAATTGGTCGCATCAAACTTTACCTTCACCAATACGCTACAAAGTCAAAATTGTATGACACATTTGAATCAGGTATTGTGTTTTTCGTTCTACCCTTTGCTTTGAATTAGGTATTTGTGTAAATTCATTGTTGAAGTTAAATTTCATGTAATGCAGGATGCCTTTACTTGTGGCTTTGAGGAACATCAAGATGCTTGTAACTCCTAATTCTGATTATTTTAGACTTCACATCAAGATTCCAATGGTTTTGACAAACATCAAGTTCATGAGAGAATGTTTTCTTGTTAGACTATGTCAGACTTGTTATCATAAATTTGAAGTTCCATAATTTGACATTAGAATATGTAGCTTGGAAGTTTGGAATTTGACATTAGAATACATGTGACTTGAAATGgttaaatttgattttggaATTTTACATAATCTGCAACTCTATAGCATATACAGTGATCTAAAAAATGCCCTAGGCGCTGGGCGCCTAGCAACCGAGGCGTTTTTGGGTAAATCGAGCAGAAAAATCAGGTTgggcctaggcgggctaggcggtcctaggcggtcctaggagatttttattttttattttttattaattgcgtgcttttttctttaggaaaattaatgaaaagggcttcacAACTTTTAATCTTAACCAAAAACCACCTACTAATTTTATCTAATGGTTAGGACAAACCCAACATTAAATCAGCCTAATAAAACTGACCCAAAGAATGAGTTTCCAATTATACCCTGACAACACCTTCTCCTGTTTATTTAATCCGTTTCACTTCAGACGAAATAAAAAATGCTTTTGTACGGTTTCTACAAGTTTCTACATATCTCATGTCATTTTCTCTTTGCTATTTTCTCAATTTATAATTCCGATCTGATCATCGACGATGGAGATGACGCCACCCTTGTGATCCatgaggaagccaagaccaagAAGAGTTCAAGAAGTTCGCGATGCTCCCGACCAGTCTTCCATTGATAAATAGAGGTTCGAGCGAGTGCTGACAATCATCAGAGATGGCTTAAAGATGGACTCCAAGAGGTACCTCTAACTTTGGTTTCGAATTTGTGAAAAAATGTGGATTTGTATTTCCCAGAAACAAATTAcaatacaattttcttttttccttccaTATCTTTGCCCGCAAAAgataaattggattattaattgGTTATTAGCATTTGGgtgcaaaatatattgcttgAAATCTTGAAAATCTGCTGCTAAATATTGGACAAATTCCAGAATTATTAttctgtttttttctttgtttatggTAGTTAACTtaattttttcatatatttttttgttataattcttaattttttcatatatttttttgttataattattGGTTCTTAAAAATTTAGGTTGGGTCCGTCACCATTGGTGGATTCCGTGCATTAAACGTCAGTTTTTTAGCACCGCTAGTGGGTTAGAGGCTGCTGCCACTGCCGGCAGGCAATGCTTTCtactgttttgtttttgtgggcTGTGCAATGTCAATGAGATTGGGAGATGCTTCTCCAGATTATTAGAAGAACCAAATTGAACTATACTTAattgagtaaattgtacaaatggtccctcaactttaatcaaattggagcaatggtccctcaactaaaaatccattaccattggtccttcaacttatcaaaatgtgtagctatagttctttttatcaattttgtcaaaattttgtcaaaataagctatgttggaatgaccatttatataattagggtccctcaactcatcaaagtgtataattatggttcttttcgtcaactatgtcaaaaaatttgtcaaaacgagttatattgtaaggaccattgctacaattggattaaagttaaaggaccatttctccacttgaattaaagttcagggaccaatggtaatggatttttagttgagggaccatagctacacgttttgataagttgagggaccaaaggtaatggatttttagttgagggaccattgctccaattgagttaaagttaagggaccatagctacaatttactcatacTTAATTATAGGAATTATGTTTGCACTGCTCTCTCTCCCACATTTATTTTGTTCTGACATTATAATCATTATAATCATTCTTgttaaaaagtttttttttctatttattttctgCATATTTGGGATCTTCTAGTTTTGATTATGTTGACTATTTCTGGCCTTTTGCAATATTTTACTCGTATCTTTTTCAAGTGAGTTTTTAAGAAGATGAAATGATTAAGtgttagtttacgaaacagtgatagtactagtgttcatttgataaatagtcagtgtttagtttacgaaacagtgatagtactagtgttctgtttaagaaatagtcagtgtttagtttacgaaacagtgatagtaatagtgttcgtttgataaatagtcaatgtttagtttacgaaacagtgatagtactagggttctgtttaagaaatagtcagtgtttagtttacgaaacagtgatagtactagtgttcgtttgataaatagtcaatgtttagtttacgaaacagtgatagaaCTAGTGTtctgtttaagaaatagtcagtgtttagtttacgaaacagtgatagtactagtgttccgtttaagaaatagtcggtgtttagtttaaaaattagtGATAGCATCAGTgctcaatttaagaaatagtgatggTACCCTTGTTCaatttgaaaaatggttagtatttagtttaagaaataacgATAGAGCAAgttttcaatttaataaatagtcaTTTTTCAGTTCtagaaataatcagtgtttagtttaagaaatagtgacagTACATGTGTTTAATTCTAaaaatagttagtgtttagcttaaaaaataatcagtattcagtttaagaaatagtaataaTATTAGTGttaagtttaagaaataatgataatacCCGTGTTCAGTATACAAAATAGTGagtattcagtttaagaaatagtgataatacGAGTGctcagtttacgaaatagttagTGTTAATTTAAGAATAGTGATAGTACCAGTGCtcagtttaaaaaatagtgatagagctagtgttcagtttaagaaataatagTAGTAGTGTTCTATTTAACATATAGTAACGGTACCCCTATCCAATTCgagaaatagttagtgttcaATGTTTATAATTGATAATTTTGTTTACTTGGGGAAATATTGTAGCTATttgatctttttttcttttttttttacttgaagATGTAAAGTATCAAATTGTTAGTATGATATCAATGcattttttgttgatttgttttCAGGTTGTTGCTGGGACAGAACAAAGCCACGAGCAACACTTCCTGTAAAGGCAAATAATAAggagaaggtggtggtgttgaAAACACCCGAGGCGGTGAAAATACCGAAGCTTTACGGGCAAATCTACAAGACCATTGTTTTATCCGTCAAGAGTTGAGACCCCACTGGCAAATCTACAAAGTCTCAAAAACTGAAAATGAATCTGGGATAATTTCCAATGGAAGTGGCTCCTGCATTCTAGGAAAGTGGGTTCTATATGGTAAGCAAAAGTAAGGGTGAAAATTGATCAACAAAAGAATCTGAACCACCTAATTACAAATAAGTGatcaattaataaaataatattaaaatatatataataaaaaaggtAATTGGTGAAGCAATTGCTCCCATTTTCTTTAAACGTGCAAAATGGTTTGAGGAGGTGGCCACTCTCCATCACCCACGATGAGTTTTACCTCCCTTTCAGGAGGAAGGCGGAcgacaagaagaaaaaaaaaaccaaaacttgAAGGGGGAACGAACAGCCACAAGAAataagaaagaaggaaagaactGGCTGACGTAATGGCATACTTGTAAATAAGGAAAGTTTATTTCTAACAGATTTGGATGACAAAATAGCATTGCTGTTAGGGGCAAaggtggaaaaaaaaatcatttcgtTTTGGGCGTTTAGTTCAGCCCGTGTGTGTTAAATGTTTATGGGTCTaatataaattagttttgtccttatgattaaatatgaagcccttttggttaaataatagtatagggtggttttttattaaaataaacttagttcaagccattttcattaaaactccctttttcttttttggtttcatggtgatatacttatggaaatggtgtatctaatttgcaaataatggatttactacaagttcatccaatacttatggaaataatgtacctaatttgcattttatcgttattttattattcataCAAGTATAGTTCTTTTTTTaggtgtcaatatgcacttatttacaagatatacaagaaatttacctaaatccgctaGGCACAGCCTAGCTGTCTAGGCACTAGGCGCTAGCCCGCTGCCCGACTagtgcctagcgttttttagaaccttgagcATATATCATTTAGCAGGTAACCAATGTTTTATTTGAACcaaatttatatatgcttcaaAACTTCATTGCCTcacacaaactcaattaaaGACCAAGATAATGACAATTCCCAAACAaagcattttaacaaaaaaaaaacttttcgaATCATTCAGAAAGAGAAAttacttcatcaatggaagggtTATTTTCCcccctttttttcccttttctagTAGGGCAATtttcctccattttctctcctTCTTATGataagaatgaggaagaagatggaCTTCAGATTGTTGGCAGCCCTGTTGTGATGAGGCTAAGTCTCCATCCAAAATTGGAAAAACCCTAAACTGAAAAAGCAAAAATTTTTGGCGGTAGCCTTATTGTGATTGCCCAACGGCTCAAGAGCTTTTCAATTGAAATATGGGTTTGAGTTTGTGAGAAAACAACTTCTAACTTTTAAGGTTTTTACTTTAAGAAACAGAGAAATGGAGGGAATTCTTGTTAtttttcaaagaaagaaaagagggaATTGAGTCTATGTAACTTCCCTCAAAGTTTCCTGTCGGCTCAAGAGCTTTtcaattgaatgaaataaacgGAGGAAGTAACAGAGTTAAAAGgcatctttttgtttttgacttTTCAGTTACTCCAGGTATGATTAAGTGAGCAAATGACAAAATCTAGCTATCAAAATTTAAATAGTGGGCTTCAACCTGCCTGAACCCAATCGTTGAGCAGAGAAAAACCAACCGTTGATGTTTTTTTCTGGTTCAAATACTAACTGTCGATGTTGATGCGCATGTGGCTGTTGTCTTTTGTTATGCTTGCCAAATGGAGAAAATCACCAAATAGCGAGACTCAATATGTGAAAATGTAGagagtttgtttgttttgttttttatatttataaaggGATCAGCTAAGGCTTCGTCATGGCGGTCCACCATTTCGAGAATGAAAAGACTCACAGAGGCGTTTCAACCTCATTCTGATCACCATCGTGCGATTTACCAGCCAGCTGCGCGTAACCACTCTCTGATACCTAAGTCGGATGCACATAAGGCACAAATTGAATAAAATCGATAGAACAACGTCTTTAAGAAGGTATCCTCTGTCGAGTTGTtctctttttgttaattttctttgtttaggCTGTAACGAATGAGCCAATTTTGATATGTTGCAGTCATGCCACATTGTATACGTTACATGGTTTCATTGTAGCATAGAGGAGTATTGTTTAATTCCTAGATTTGAGCCTTGATCGTGCATCATTTTAATGCGTGTCATGATGCTTCGAGAGAAGGAATCATATCTCTTGCTCATGGCTTTAATTGTACAAATTGTaatgcattttaatttttcagatatttaattatttgaatgtGCGATGATTTTATACAAATAGCTGAATAATTTTGTATTGTAGCAATTTGAATATTCGACAACCCAACTATAAAATTCGTGTTCATTAGAGCATCCCAGTCAAAGGCTCTATATGTGGTTCAAAAAAATATCTTTAGATCTT
This window of the Malus domestica chromosome 03, GDT2T_hap1 genome carries:
- the LOC103421264 gene encoding ATP synthase small subunit 6, mitochondrial, which encodes MRKFDPWPIFFKREWNRNWPFIVGFAITGTLITKFSLGLTEEDAKNSPFVQRHKR